The following proteins are encoded in a genomic region of Paenibacillus sp. FSL H3-0469:
- a CDS encoding family 43 glycosylhydrolase: protein MLLQQGNSGTDEVYKGHGGTFKNTLAEMDTPDPSVIYREGYYYMTFTHNGTDIMVMKSRTLDFRQAERKVVWYPPAGTAYSANLWAPELQYIRGSWYIYFAADDGKNENHRMYVLQGDSVDPLGDYTFKGQITDDTNKWAIDGLAMEVNEELYFVWSGWEGGVNAAQNTYIAPMSDPLTISGPRVLISEPLLPWEQAGGPPYINEGQSVLHHDNRVFIVYSGAGSWTPYYSLGLLALKPGGNPLEAADWTKSEEPLLAMDEAARVYGPGHNSFTVSPDGSEQWIVYHATAGVHDGWNNRKARAQPVRWDDAGLPVFGKPLPLSTALEVPAGTGVFLAENAIRSGTWLEFPSLPSTVDSATPLLVHYFNPGQEPVEAAVTVNGGAPSMLQLTPSGEGQTGYAYVRLPFAAGMNTVALELPQGVKAELRAVEIPRYEGEAQTLEGEATAEDNPYASGGAAALLSGSGAALRFGNIEVPHSGIYTETVAVLNASPDAKLEVSVNGRPKAASLPERLERNQPAFMELKLKLQGGVNEIILFDRQGSFGIDYMDIWQKRE, encoded by the coding sequence TTGTTGCTGCAGCAAGGGAATAGCGGAACAGATGAGGTCTACAAAGGGCATGGGGGAACGTTCAAGAACACGCTGGCCGAGATGGATACGCCTGATCCGAGCGTGATTTACAGGGAGGGGTATTATTACATGACCTTCACCCATAACGGAACGGATATTATGGTGATGAAGTCACGAACCCTGGATTTCCGCCAGGCAGAGCGGAAGGTGGTGTGGTACCCGCCGGCCGGGACGGCCTACTCGGCGAATCTCTGGGCACCCGAGCTGCAGTATATCCGGGGCAGCTGGTATATCTATTTTGCCGCAGATGACGGAAAGAACGAGAATCACCGGATGTATGTACTGCAGGGGGACAGCGTTGATCCGCTGGGCGATTATACCTTCAAGGGTCAAATAACTGACGATACCAATAAGTGGGCGATCGACGGGCTGGCGATGGAGGTGAATGAGGAGCTGTATTTCGTCTGGTCCGGCTGGGAAGGCGGGGTGAACGCTGCGCAGAATACCTATATCGCGCCGATGAGTGATCCGTTGACAATCAGCGGGCCGAGGGTACTGATTAGTGAACCGCTGCTTCCCTGGGAGCAGGCCGGAGGTCCGCCTTATATCAACGAAGGCCAATCTGTCCTTCATCATGACAACCGTGTCTTCATTGTCTACTCCGGGGCGGGCAGCTGGACCCCATATTATAGTCTGGGCCTGCTGGCGCTGAAGCCCGGCGGCAATCCGCTGGAAGCCGCAGACTGGACTAAGTCGGAGGAGCCGCTGCTGGCGATGGATGAAGCCGCCAGAGTGTACGGGCCGGGGCATAATTCATTCACGGTCTCGCCGGATGGCAGCGAGCAGTGGATTGTATATCATGCTACGGCTGGAGTGCATGACGGCTGGAACAACCGCAAGGCGCGGGCCCAGCCGGTCCGCTGGGACGATGCAGGGCTGCCGGTCTTCGGCAAGCCGCTGCCGCTAAGCACAGCGCTTGAAGTTCCAGCGGGAACGGGAGTATTCCTGGCGGAGAATGCCATCCGCAGCGGTACCTGGCTGGAGTTCCCGTCCCTGCCGTCCACAGTGGATAGCGCTACCCCGTTGCTGGTGCATTATTTCAATCCGGGGCAAGAGCCGGTTGAGGCGGCTGTAACAGTGAATGGTGGAGCGCCGTCAATGCTTCAGCTGACGCCGTCCGGGGAAGGGCAGACCGGATATGCCTATGTTCGCTTGCCGTTCGCAGCCGGAATGAATACGGTAGCTCTGGAGCTGCCGCAGGGGGTAAAGGCTGAACTGCGGGCGGTAGAAATACCGCGTTACGAAGGTGAAGCCCAGACGCTGGAGGGGGAGGCAACGGCTGAAGACAACCCGTATGCCTCTGGCGGTGCGGCGGCACTATTAAGCGGAAGCGGGGCAGCGCTGCGCTTCGGCAATATCGAGGTCCCGCACAGCGGAATCTACACGGAGACGGTGGCTGTCCTGAATGCTTCACCCGATGCGAAGCTGGAGGTATCTGTGAACGGGAGGCCGAAGGCCGCCTCTCTCCCTGAACGGCTGGAACGGAACCAGCCAGCATTCATGGAGCTGAAGCTCAAATTACAGGGCGGGGTTAATGAGATCATTCTTTTTGACAGACAAGGCAGCTTCGGTATAGATTATATGGATATATGGCAGAAACGTGAATGA
- a CDS encoding ABC transporter substrate-binding protein, which yields MKRSMQKSASILMTVMMSAMVVTACGGNNANSGSGGNTASGGNSGTEAQGSNSSGSSGGKKTELLFWSPFSGSDGPFMKKIVDKYNSSQDQYKVNFVIQPNGEYYKQLDVALSTGKERPDLMIMHVDQVPTYQSKDQLQPVDELAAAAGINPADFAEAPVKYATIDSKLYTIPLDIHPVVMYYNKDLFEKAGITAPPANRAEFDAAAEKLTDKAKGVYGYVVPTLWPQQFIFPSLVWQNGGELWNGTDVAYNSPEAVEMVQWLRDMVDKGISPANVQQDGENTLFLQGKNAIQFNGPWMKSQFDEAGLNYGVAVMPQIGKAKQAIYAGSHGFVVPKAVTDSNTLAGIGDFLKYVSGNSLDWAESGQAVASKTVMDSAEFKAMEFQSTVSQSFSSVQFAPNVLNWGTIVEPVWSELSNAILGKKSPQQAMDDAVAKSRQAMK from the coding sequence AGCGGCGGGAACAGCGGCACCGAAGCGCAGGGCAGCAACAGCAGTGGCAGCAGCGGCGGCAAGAAGACAGAGCTTCTGTTCTGGTCACCGTTCTCCGGCTCGGATGGCCCGTTCATGAAGAAAATCGTGGATAAATACAACAGCTCCCAGGATCAATACAAAGTGAATTTTGTGATCCAGCCGAATGGGGAGTATTACAAGCAGCTTGATGTTGCGCTCAGCACCGGCAAGGAACGGCCGGACCTGATGATCATGCACGTCGATCAGGTGCCGACCTATCAGAGCAAGGACCAGCTCCAGCCTGTCGATGAACTGGCGGCGGCAGCCGGAATCAATCCGGCTGATTTTGCCGAAGCCCCGGTTAAATATGCCACCATCGACAGCAAGCTGTACACGATTCCGCTCGATATTCATCCGGTCGTGATGTATTACAACAAGGATCTGTTTGAGAAAGCAGGGATCACCGCACCTCCGGCAAACCGTGCCGAATTCGACGCCGCCGCAGAGAAGCTGACGGACAAAGCCAAAGGCGTATACGGATATGTAGTCCCTACCCTCTGGCCGCAGCAGTTCATCTTCCCGTCGCTCGTCTGGCAGAACGGCGGAGAGCTGTGGAACGGAACGGATGTAGCCTACAATTCTCCTGAAGCGGTTGAGATGGTACAGTGGCTGCGCGATATGGTCGACAAGGGCATCTCCCCGGCCAACGTACAACAGGACGGCGAGAACACCCTGTTCTTACAGGGAAAGAACGCGATCCAGTTCAACGGCCCATGGATGAAATCACAGTTCGATGAAGCCGGACTGAATTATGGCGTAGCCGTAATGCCGCAGATCGGCAAAGCGAAGCAGGCTATATATGCAGGCTCTCACGGTTTTGTGGTTCCTAAGGCTGTCACTGACAGCAATACGCTGGCCGGCATCGGGGATTTCCTGAAATACGTCTCCGGCAACTCGCTGGACTGGGCTGAATCCGGTCAGGCGGTCGCCTCCAAGACCGTGATGGACAGTGCGGAATTCAAGGCGATGGAGTTCCAGAGCACCGTATCCCAGAGCTTCTCCTCCGTACAGTTTGCACCGAATGTGCTGAACTGGGGCACGATTGTCGAGCCGGTATGGAGCGAGCTGAGCAATGCCATTCTCGGCAAAAAATCACCCCAGCAGGCGATGGATGATGCTGTAGCCAAATCCCGTCAGGCGATGAAATAG
- a CDS encoding ABC transporter substrate-binding protein, with the protein MRDTRCNTGYRRNKLIALSIPLLVLLLVLGGCGAEDAAEPPQAAAEPVTLEYWTPFSGGDNIFMTELVEQFNKEHQDIRIDQINSRLDDYYSRLRTAILSGNAPDLAIIHATNLPQFVQNSYIEPLDGLAADTGLDWGQFNAKIAESTVYGGTHYAVPLDTHTLVLYYNKKYLREAGLLDAEDKPLISRGEQGFTAFLQKLKQSVPSGVAPLALPSTRIDSVWLWWSLYNQMPGGGVFYNPEGTRAVFNNKASLQALEFVNRLYQQELIPPNINDAFKLFYDGEAATLITGVWGTGAFEKDEQLELGVVPIPVIYDHPAVWGDSHTLAIPAKSEMSAEKRRAAMIFARWAVEHGVMWAEAGHVPSSRKVVESGAYAALKFRSDYANTANSVAYWPRNVKQWSINEEIIRQFERMIYKEQSPQQALQRAVDSINLQLKK; encoded by the coding sequence ATGAGAGATACCAGATGCAATACCGGATATAGACGAAATAAACTGATTGCGCTTTCAATCCCGCTGCTGGTTTTGCTGCTGGTGCTGGGCGGCTGCGGTGCTGAGGATGCGGCGGAACCTCCACAGGCTGCTGCCGAGCCGGTAACTCTGGAGTACTGGACCCCGTTCAGCGGAGGAGACAACATCTTCATGACCGAGCTGGTGGAGCAGTTCAACAAGGAACACCAGGATATCCGGATCGATCAGATCAACTCCCGGCTGGATGATTATTATTCCCGGCTGCGTACAGCCATTCTGTCCGGCAATGCGCCGGATCTGGCCATTATCCACGCCACCAATCTGCCGCAGTTCGTGCAGAACAGTTATATCGAGCCGCTTGACGGACTGGCTGCGGATACCGGGCTGGACTGGGGCCAGTTTAATGCCAAAATCGCTGAATCCACAGTCTACGGCGGCACCCATTACGCGGTACCTCTGGATACGCATACGCTGGTGCTCTATTACAACAAGAAGTATTTGCGGGAAGCCGGGCTGCTGGACGCTGAAGACAAGCCGTTGATCAGCCGGGGAGAGCAGGGATTTACCGCATTTCTGCAAAAGCTGAAGCAGTCTGTTCCGTCCGGTGTCGCACCGCTGGCTCTGCCCAGCACACGTATTGATTCTGTGTGGTTATGGTGGAGCCTGTACAATCAGATGCCGGGCGGCGGTGTCTTCTACAATCCGGAAGGTACGCGGGCGGTCTTTAACAACAAGGCCTCACTTCAGGCGTTGGAGTTCGTAAACCGTCTGTATCAGCAGGAGCTTATTCCTCCGAATATCAATGATGCCTTTAAGCTGTTCTATGACGGTGAGGCGGCTACGCTGATTACCGGGGTGTGGGGGACCGGCGCTTTTGAGAAGGATGAGCAGCTGGAGCTGGGGGTCGTGCCGATTCCGGTCATTTATGACCATCCTGCGGTCTGGGGAGATTCGCATACCCTGGCTATTCCGGCCAAAAGTGAGATGAGCGCAGAGAAGCGCCGGGCAGCGATGATCTTTGCCCGCTGGGCGGTGGAGCATGGGGTGATGTGGGCGGAAGCAGGGCATGTGCCGAGTTCCCGGAAGGTCGTGGAGAGCGGGGCGTATGCTGCGTTGAAATTCCGCAGTGATTATGCCAACACCGCCAATTCCGTAGCCTATTGGCCGAGAAATGTGAAGCAGTGGAGTATTAATGAAGAGATTATCCGGCAGTTTGAGCGGATGATCTATAAGGAGCAAAGTCCGCAGCAGGCTCTGCAGAGGGCGGTGGACAGCATTAACCTTCAGCTGAAGAAATGA
- a CDS encoding carbohydrate ABC transporter permease: MGKAKKTGLLVLAVLIALFVLLPLVWMLSTAFKNDFEALSGRMNFFPQKPTLDNFAQGLGGELMNTPILRWIINSLSVGIAGTAIVLLIDSMAAFALARLPDLPLRRTLLSMFIASLMIPGVLTFLPMYMEFNALGLINTYQALILPATAGAFGVFLLYQFFVYFPKEIEEAARIDGVNKWKLYTRILLPSAVSIMMTLGIFTFMGIYNDFVWPLYATTSPEMRTITAGIAMMATGSYTQSYGKLMAMTTVAALPVLIIFIAGQKSFVKAITSSGVK; this comes from the coding sequence ATGGGTAAAGCAAAAAAAACGGGCCTGCTGGTGCTGGCCGTCCTGATTGCGCTGTTCGTGCTGCTGCCGCTGGTCTGGATGCTGTCCACGGCCTTCAAGAATGACTTCGAAGCCCTCTCCGGGCGGATGAACTTCTTCCCGCAGAAGCCCACGCTTGATAATTTCGCTCAGGGGCTGGGTGGGGAGCTGATGAACACCCCTATTCTCCGCTGGATCATCAATTCCTTGTCAGTCGGGATAGCCGGTACAGCCATCGTGCTACTGATTGACTCCATGGCGGCGTTCGCTCTGGCCCGGCTGCCGGATCTGCCGCTGCGCCGCACGCTGCTGTCCATGTTCATCGCCTCGCTGATGATTCCGGGCGTGCTGACCTTTCTGCCGATGTACATGGAGTTCAATGCACTGGGGTTGATCAACACTTATCAGGCGCTGATTCTGCCGGCTACTGCCGGGGCGTTCGGAGTGTTCCTGCTGTACCAGTTCTTTGTCTATTTTCCCAAAGAGATTGAAGAGGCTGCCCGGATCGACGGAGTGAACAAGTGGAAGCTGTATACCCGGATTCTGCTGCCCTCGGCAGTCTCAATTATGATGACGCTGGGTATTTTCACCTTCATGGGAATCTACAATGACTTTGTCTGGCCGCTGTATGCCACCACCTCGCCGGAGATGCGGACGATCACTGCGGGGATTGCTATGATGGCTACAGGAAGCTACACCCAGAGTTACGGCAAGCTGATGGCCATGACTACCGTCGCCGCACTCCCGGTGCTGATTATCTTCATCGCCGGTCAGAAGTCATTCGTGAAGGCGATTACGAGTTCGGGAGTGAAGTAG
- a CDS encoding sugar ABC transporter permease, translating into MKSTWTSRFTSFLFILPYLAAFGLFLLFPILYGFVISLQDFELLSDTHPFVGLRNYITIFTPGTYENSIFFRGLWTTFQFVLYSVPLLILAGLGMAMLVNALPAKLRGLFRTFYFLPYALSASVMAVIWLMMFDTNAGFINSLLQKLGLTAIPWLTDTPWVWISLVLTTLWWTIGFNMIIFVNALNEVPEEYYEAAAIDGAGAWNRFVSITLPTIRPVMLFVMITSTIASFNIYAQPFLLTRGGPGDTTKVLLINVLDQAFARKDIGSASAMAILMALLIMMVSIVQFRLTNRKENV; encoded by the coding sequence TTGAAAAGCACATGGACGTCCCGCTTCACCTCATTTCTGTTCATCCTGCCCTATCTTGCAGCCTTCGGACTGTTTCTGCTGTTTCCGATTCTGTACGGCTTTGTGATCAGCCTGCAGGACTTCGAGCTGCTGTCTGACACGCATCCCTTTGTGGGGCTGCGCAATTATATTACGATTTTCACCCCCGGAACGTATGAGAACAGCATTTTCTTCCGCGGCCTGTGGACCACCTTCCAGTTTGTCCTGTATTCCGTTCCGTTGCTAATCCTTGCGGGGCTGGGGATGGCGATGCTGGTTAATGCGCTGCCGGCGAAGCTCCGGGGGCTGTTCCGGACGTTCTATTTCCTGCCTTACGCACTGTCGGCCTCCGTAATGGCCGTGATCTGGCTGATGATGTTCGATACCAATGCCGGATTCATTAACAGCCTGCTGCAAAAGCTGGGCCTGACCGCTATCCCGTGGCTGACGGACACGCCCTGGGTCTGGATTTCACTGGTGCTCACCACGCTCTGGTGGACGATCGGGTTCAATATGATTATTTTTGTGAATGCGCTCAATGAAGTGCCGGAGGAGTATTACGAGGCGGCTGCCATTGATGGAGCAGGCGCCTGGAACCGGTTCGTGTCGATTACACTGCCTACGATCCGGCCGGTCATGCTGTTCGTGATGATTACCTCGACAATCGCTTCCTTCAACATTTATGCCCAGCCGTTCCTGCTGACGCGCGGAGGGCCGGGAGACACCACCAAGGTGCTGCTGATCAATGTACTGGACCAGGCATTTGCGCGCAAGGACATTGGCTCGGCTTCCGCAATGGCGATTCTGATGGCGCTGCTGATCATGATGGTGTCAATCGTACAGTTCCGTCTTACGAACCGGAAGGAGAACGTCTAA
- a CDS encoding response regulator has translation MPRILIVDDESVFRKGLRKMITSLDGNWEVVGEAADGYDALDKLAELSPEVLLTDIRMPRMDGIQLQQVAGGRFKDLMTVVVSGYDEFAYVQQSMRQGAKDYLMKPVERQELSRVLERLGRELAERKATPVLKNEPWQVQPVLKRHVAGHLIESLLKGKTEESDLQLLREMGFAFGHPYFICIVIKLDKHSVEKERYQRGDASLFLLYIQQVVQEMLNRHATGLSFVLSDTEVVALLNTADPQHSLSAPGNLGDQIRRQIRSLSNLTVTIGVSNPAEGLPGIPRAYNEAGIALLYRLIEGGDKLLDYAKMKRRPHTGNGPLKWSWELLEKSITGGRVTGIGPIVERMIDELCSTAESPESIHQQICKLLLYYYELAEELNVTESWLGSKDIRKVLFDVCSLSSREELAEKCRGLLLGLTGSIAKSRETKDIDPVTAAQRYISQHYDHPLSLKEVADAVYLNPAYFSNLFKQRTGVTFIEFLTQIRMEEARKKLAFTDEKISRIAEETGFANVRHFNRVFKNCSGVSPKAYRDGTRRAQAASMNSQDR, from the coding sequence TTGCCTAGAATACTGATTGTTGACGATGAATCGGTCTTCCGCAAAGGTCTGCGCAAAATGATCACCAGCCTGGACGGTAACTGGGAGGTGGTCGGTGAAGCCGCTGACGGCTATGATGCGCTCGACAAGCTGGCCGAGCTGTCGCCCGAAGTACTGCTCACCGATATCCGCATGCCGCGGATGGACGGCATTCAACTGCAGCAGGTGGCCGGGGGGCGCTTCAAGGATCTGATGACCGTCGTGGTCAGCGGGTATGACGAGTTCGCCTATGTGCAGCAGTCGATGCGCCAGGGAGCGAAGGATTATCTGATGAAGCCGGTCGAACGCCAGGAGCTAAGCCGTGTGCTGGAGAGGCTGGGCCGCGAGCTGGCCGAGCGTAAGGCAACGCCGGTGCTGAAGAATGAGCCGTGGCAGGTGCAGCCTGTGCTGAAGCGGCATGTGGCCGGCCATCTGATCGAGAGTCTGCTGAAAGGCAAGACAGAAGAGAGCGACCTCCAGCTGCTGCGGGAGATGGGTTTTGCCTTCGGGCATCCCTATTTCATCTGTATTGTGATCAAGCTGGATAAGCACTCCGTGGAGAAGGAACGTTACCAGCGGGGCGATGCCTCCCTGTTCCTTCTGTATATCCAGCAGGTTGTGCAGGAAATGTTGAACCGTCATGCTACAGGATTAAGCTTTGTACTGTCGGATACTGAAGTGGTGGCCTTGCTCAATACGGCGGACCCGCAGCATTCCTTATCGGCACCGGGCAATCTGGGCGACCAGATCCGCAGGCAGATCCGCTCATTGTCCAACCTGACGGTGACAATCGGGGTCAGTAATCCGGCGGAAGGACTGCCGGGAATTCCCAGGGCGTACAATGAGGCCGGAATCGCGCTCCTGTACCGGTTGATTGAGGGCGGTGACAAGCTGCTCGATTATGCCAAAATGAAGAGGCGTCCCCACACAGGAAACGGACCCCTGAAGTGGTCTTGGGAGCTGCTGGAGAAGTCGATTACCGGCGGCAGAGTGACGGGCATTGGCCCGATTGTTGAGCGTATGATTGATGAGCTGTGCAGTACGGCCGAATCACCGGAGAGCATCCACCAGCAGATCTGCAAGCTGCTGCTGTACTACTACGAGCTGGCCGAGGAGCTTAATGTTACCGAATCCTGGCTGGGCTCCAAGGATATCCGCAAAGTTCTGTTCGATGTGTGCAGCCTGTCCTCACGGGAGGAACTGGCTGAGAAATGCCGGGGGCTGCTGCTGGGCCTGACGGGAAGTATCGCGAAATCCAGGGAGACAAAGGATATCGATCCGGTAACCGCTGCCCAGCGCTATATTTCGCAGCATTATGACCATCCGCTGAGCCTTAAGGAAGTGGCGGATGCGGTTTATTTGAACCCGGCGTATTTCAGCAACCTGTTCAAGCAGAGAACTGGCGTCACCTTTATCGAATTCCTGACGCAGATCCGGATGGAAGAAGCCCGCAAGAAACTGGCCTTCACCGATGAGAAAATCAGCAGAATCGCAGAGGAGACGGGCTTCGCCAACGTGCGCCACTTCAACCGCGTGTTCAAGAACTGCAGCGGTGTTTCTCCTAAAGCATACAGGGACGGCACTCGCAGAGCGCAGGCGGCATCTATGAATAGCCAGGACAGATAA
- a CDS encoding histidine--tRNA ligase yields the protein MQNIKGTYDYFGREQAIRQKVRTTLQELFELYGFASMATTMLNELELLTSKYAGGDEILREMYQLTDQGGRRVGLRYDLTIPFAKVIALNPGIEFPFRRYEIGKVFRDGPVKKGRLREFLQCDADVVGIAGPQAEAELMQLAAEVFRSLEIPVALKWNNRRFLGEILGAVGVPQQEQLSVMLTLDKLAKIGSAGVLAELTDKALTADTIQRIAELLELGNLEFGQLVEKYSLDGQPGALEVLALQQLIDAIGLAEVCAFDPFLSRGLSFYTGTVYEIFDATGGYSSSLGGGGRYDAIIGKLVGREDIEYPTVGISFGMESIMALLGERPADTADRSGVLIIPIGGGYLPQALVAAAALRSAGIRTSVDTGTRRLKKTLAAASVKGVRYVIMVGESEAAEQKLRLKDMELGSEQLVTVEEAIRATAL from the coding sequence ATGCAAAATATTAAAGGAACCTATGATTACTTCGGCCGGGAACAGGCCATCCGCCAGAAGGTGCGGACTACGCTGCAGGAGCTGTTCGAGCTGTACGGCTTCGCGTCTATGGCTACGACCATGCTGAATGAGCTGGAGCTGCTAACCTCCAAATACGCGGGGGGCGATGAAATTCTGCGCGAGATGTACCAGCTTACAGATCAGGGCGGGCGCAGGGTGGGGCTGCGGTACGATTTGACGATTCCTTTTGCCAAGGTGATTGCCTTAAATCCGGGGATTGAATTCCCCTTCCGGCGGTATGAGATCGGCAAGGTGTTCCGGGATGGTCCGGTCAAAAAAGGCCGCCTGCGCGAATTCCTGCAATGTGACGCCGATGTCGTCGGCATTGCCGGTCCGCAGGCGGAGGCTGAGTTGATGCAGCTCGCGGCAGAGGTGTTCCGCAGCCTGGAGATTCCGGTGGCATTGAAGTGGAACAACCGCCGCTTCCTCGGCGAGATTCTGGGTGCGGTCGGTGTTCCGCAGCAGGAGCAGCTCTCCGTGATGCTGACCCTCGACAAGCTGGCCAAGATCGGCAGCGCCGGGGTGCTGGCTGAGCTTACGGACAAAGCGCTGACGGCAGATACGATTCAGCGGATTGCCGAGCTGCTGGAGCTGGGGAACCTTGAGTTCGGACAACTGGTGGAGAAATATTCGCTCGACGGGCAGCCCGGGGCGCTCGAAGTGCTTGCCTTGCAGCAGCTGATTGACGCGATTGGCCTTGCGGAGGTGTGCGCCTTTGATCCTTTTCTGTCACGCGGGTTGTCATTCTACACGGGGACTGTATACGAAATCTTCGATGCCACAGGCGGCTACTCGTCCAGTCTGGGTGGCGGCGGGCGGTATGATGCCATCATCGGCAAGCTTGTCGGGCGTGAGGATATAGAATATCCTACCGTCGGCATCTCCTTCGGGATGGAGTCGATTATGGCCCTGCTGGGCGAGCGCCCGGCAGATACGGCGGACCGTTCCGGCGTGTTGATCATTCCGATCGGCGGCGGATACCTGCCGCAGGCTCTGGTTGCTGCCGCTGCGCTGCGGTCCGCCGGTATCCGCACGAGCGTGGACACCGGCACGCGCAGGCTCAAAAAAACGCTGGCCGCAGCTTCAGTCAAAGGCGTCCGCTACGTGATTATGGTCGGAGAGAGCGAAGCCGCGGAGCAGAAGCTGCGGCTGAAGGATATGGAGCTGGGGAGCGAGCAGCTGGTTACAGTAGAGGAGGCGATTCGGGCGACTGCACTGTGA
- a CDS encoding sensor histidine kinase, which produces MKSFRGWFRNLALARKLILINVVFIVLPLGLMGYFAFARFTETTERKVGDYQLQTLKQLTLNIDTYMNELNRLTVMPYQYPKVTEYLATKRSPGEPLTLDEISGLNSFVTQVFLNGRVDILGVSLYGTGGASYVVMPESQYVTTYKLDENVSWLNKFKGHYGQPVYVATHDISASGGKVYQAFSIVRELRSFDDGVTLGYIVIDVDPKFIREILSKVKLDAREQLYITDDSGNLVIGKDHGVPQAAPSRLPGKPAEGVSHVKSEGEGQLMARVTSEVTGWTTVGVVPVSSLMKDTEVLRTYIILIGILCVGLALLLYVFIAYRITQPLRKLSRLMRSVERGDLSMAFPVSGTDEVGMLGHSFNGMLAKLSELGYLLYETEIREKDAQIAALQSKINPHFLYNTLGSISMYAELEGSPEIIAMSNNLSKLLRYSLSGRKEHVTLQDELDHVGGYMTIQQMRYEERIQFSMSIEPSLLGCEVIPLMIQPLVENAINHALDQGVGRGVISLTAGSSNQVLTITVEDDGIGMNAEALEALRLHLRNTQELGGRSGNGLLNVHRRIVLHYGEEYGLSLESMPYQGFKAVLKLPVIHQQGRAEEDDGVA; this is translated from the coding sequence TTGAAATCATTTCGCGGCTGGTTCAGGAACCTCGCGCTTGCGCGCAAGCTTATTCTTATCAATGTCGTGTTCATCGTATTGCCGCTGGGGCTGATGGGCTATTTCGCCTTTGCCCGCTTTACCGAAACGACGGAGCGCAAGGTGGGCGATTATCAGCTTCAGACGCTGAAGCAGCTTACCCTGAATATTGATACTTATATGAATGAGCTGAACCGGCTGACCGTAATGCCGTACCAATATCCCAAGGTTACCGAATATCTGGCAACGAAGCGCTCCCCCGGAGAACCTTTAACGCTTGATGAGATCAGCGGCTTGAACAGCTTCGTTACCCAGGTGTTCCTGAACGGCCGGGTGGATATTCTGGGCGTCTCGCTATACGGCACCGGAGGTGCCTCGTATGTGGTCATGCCGGAGAGCCAATATGTGACAACCTACAAGCTGGATGAGAATGTAAGCTGGCTGAACAAGTTCAAAGGGCATTACGGACAGCCGGTCTATGTTGCCACGCATGACATAAGCGCAAGCGGCGGTAAGGTGTACCAGGCCTTCTCCATTGTGCGGGAGCTGCGCAGCTTCGATGACGGGGTGACGCTCGGTTATATCGTCATAGATGTGGACCCCAAATTCATCCGCGAGATTCTGTCCAAAGTAAAGCTGGATGCCAGGGAGCAACTGTACATTACGGATGATTCGGGCAATCTGGTGATCGGCAAGGATCACGGAGTGCCGCAGGCTGCGCCTTCCCGCTTACCGGGTAAACCCGCCGAAGGGGTAAGCCATGTGAAGTCGGAGGGAGAGGGCCAGCTGATGGCCCGCGTAACTTCCGAAGTGACAGGCTGGACAACGGTAGGTGTCGTTCCTGTATCCAGCCTGATGAAAGATACCGAGGTGCTGCGCACCTACATTATTCTGATTGGCATCCTCTGTGTGGGCCTGGCCCTGCTGCTGTACGTGTTCATTGCCTATCGCATTACCCAGCCGCTGCGCAAGCTGAGCCGGTTGATGCGCAGTGTTGAGCGCGGGGATCTCAGTATGGCTTTTCCGGTAAGCGGCACGGATGAGGTAGGGATGCTGGGCCATTCGTTCAATGGCATGCTGGCCAAGCTCAGCGAGCTGGGGTATCTGCTCTATGAGACGGAGATCCGGGAGAAGGATGCGCAGATTGCCGCGCTGCAGAGCAAGATTAATCCGCATTTTCTGTACAATACACTGGGTTCGATCAGCATGTACGCCGAGCTCGAGGGCAGTCCGGAGATTATTGCCATGTCCAACAATCTCAGCAAGCTGCTGCGGTATAGTCTGAGCGGACGCAAGGAGCATGTGACGCTTCAGGATGAACTGGATCATGTCGGCGGGTATATGACCATCCAGCAGATGCGTTATGAAGAGCGGATTCAGTTCAGCATGAGTATCGAACCTTCGCTGCTGGGCTGCGAGGTCATCCCGCTGATGATCCAGCCGCTGGTGGAGAACGCCATCAACCATGCGCTGGACCAGGGGGTGGGGCGGGGCGTGATTTCACTGACCGCAGGCAGCAGCAATCAAGTGCTTACAATTACGGTTGAGGATGACGGAATCGGTATGAATGCGGAGGCGCTGGAGGCGCTCCGGCTGCATCTGCGGAATACGCAGGAGCTCGGCGGACGCTCGGGTAACGGGCTGCTGAATGTTCACCGCCGGATTGTGCTGCATTACGGGGAGGAATATGGTCTTTCCCTGGAGAGCATGCCGTATCAGGGCTTCAAGGCGGTGCTTAAGCTACCGGTCATTCACCAGCAGGGCAGAGCAGAGGAGGATGACGGAGTTGCCTAG